Below is a genomic region from Streptomyces sp. NBC_00461.
GCCCGCTTGACGTCGGCCCGGGCGGCGTCGGCCGCCGTGCCGTCCGTGGTGACGGGTTCGTAGCCGATCGCCTCGTAGAGCGCGGTGACCGCGTGCTTGGTGCCGGGTCCGAAGGTGCCGGGCCGGTCGGATCCCGTGGGGTGGCCCAACTCGCGTAGAGCGCGCTGGAGTTGCCGGATGTCGTCTCCGTGCGCGCCGGGCTTGAGGTCACGGTAGACGGGCAGGCTGCCGCGCAGTGCGAAGAGGGGGCGGCCGGAGACCTCGACGAGGACGCGTCCGGCCGGGAAGGTCTGCCCGGAGTGCACCATCACCTTGGTGACCACGGGCTTGAGGCCCCCCTCGGCGGCGGTGCCGGAGGCAGCGATGTCCACGGTCTGCGACGCGGAGACGGTGCCACGGGTGACGACCGTGTCGGAGAGCACGCGCCGCTCGACCGGGGCGGTGAGCACGTCGGCAGCGGGCGGTCGCGCGTCGGCAGCGGCCTGGGCGGGCGACTTCACATACGCCGAGGTCCACAGCGCGGTGGCGGCGAGCAGTACGGATCCACCGGCCAGGCCACCCAGCAACCGCTTGCGCCGCAACAGCGCAGAGCTCTCCCCCGTACCGGACAACGGTCCCCCAAATCCCCCATTCCTGTGGGCAATTGACCAATAAGCCCACAGGTACTTCATAGTCGGGGACAGTTGATCACTACTGATCCAAAAGTGTCAAGTTCTTTCACGAGGTGTGCGGTGACACCGGTAACACCCGGCAGAACGTAATGAGTTGCGCGCCCGCCGCCTCCACGTAATGATCACGCTCGGTTCTGCAACCGACCTGATGGGATCTCAGCCATGTTCAGAAGCAAACGACTTGGTTCAGCGGTGGCCGTCCTCGGCCTGACCGCCGCCGCGACTGTCGCCGCCACCGGCACCGCGTCGGCCGCCTCCTACAACGGCGGCTGCGGGTCCGGCTACAGCGTGATCGGCTCCAAGGATGTCGGCGACGGCAAGGCCTACATCACCTACAACGGCTCGACCGGCTACAACTGCGTCGTCACCGTCAGTGACACCCCGGGCACGGCGATGTATCTGGACGCCCGACTGCGGATCCACCGGACCGACGTCGTGTGGAAGTCCACCGAGATGGACGCGGGCCACTTCCAGTACTACGCGGGCCCCGTCTACGTGTACGCCAAGGGTTCGTGCATCGACTACGGCGGTTCCGCGGGCAACTCGAGCTACATCCAGATCGACTACAACGTCCACTGCGGCTGATCCCTGCCGCCGCGGGTCCTCCCCCACCCAAGGGGCCCGGGACACCCACAGCCAACTCCCATCCGGCTGCACAATGATGAGGCGCGCTCACGTCCGAGGGGCTGGGGACCCGAGGGCGGCGCGCCCTCTCGCTCGCCCCGTCCGGGGGGACGGGTGACCGAGAGGTTCGACAGCCGGCGGCGGACGAGGGTCCGTGGCCGACGAAGGCGGTGCACCGGCAGGTAACCCTCTGGGGGCGTCGTGCGTCTGACCGGACGCGCGACAAATCCGTCGCCGGGCGCAGGGGTGGGAGGCAGGCAGTTGGCGCGAAGCAGTGTGCGCAAAGAGGTTCCCGCGGTCGAGGACACGATGTCCCTCACACCGCAGGACCAGGACGCGACGACCGAGCACGACGGACACGACGGGCACAGCGGACACGACGGGCACGGCGACGGGCGGCGCAGGAAGGGCCCGGACGCTGACCGCAGGCGCCGCAGACGGCGCGTTCTGCGCTGGTCGGCGATCGTTCTGGCGGTGGTGATACTCGGCACGGCGGGGGCCGGATATCTCTACTACCAGCACCTCAACGGCAACATCAGGAAGGACGACCTCAACCTCGGCGACGCCAAGGACAGGGCGGCCGAATCGAAGGCCAACGCGGCCGGGCAGAAGCCGCTGAACATCCTGCTGATCGGCTCCGACGCACGGGACTCCGAGCAGAACCAGAAGCTCGGCGGCGCCAAGAGCACC
It encodes:
- a CDS encoding spore-associated protein A, which gives rise to MFRSKRLGSAVAVLGLTAAATVAATGTASAASYNGGCGSGYSVIGSKDVGDGKAYITYNGSTGYNCVVTVSDTPGTAMYLDARLRIHRTDVVWKSTEMDAGHFQYYAGPVYVYAKGSCIDYGGSAGNSSYIQIDYNVHCG